The nucleotide window CGGTGCTGTCTTTGGCCAGTCTCGATGCAATGCGGAAGCGTCTAATTAACCTCGGGTACAATACACGAAATGACGCGCAGAAACTGATCTGTCGTGGAGGCGGCCCAGCAGATCACGTCCTGTCTCGTCCTACTCTGAGCAAATCTCCTCTGCAGGCATTTCCAAATGGGTCGCCATGCCCGAACACAATCGTCAACAAACAGGACCCTGAGCTTAACCTGCTTTTAATTTCACGTTCCATTACTTGGGCATAGTCAAATGTCATAGCCGCCCCCCTCTCATCTCTCCGGGCAaaatcagtcagtcagtcgtCTGCTGCGTATCCGTAGTGCTGTGTTGTGTCGTGTCGTCTTATGCTACGCTACCCCATACGCTCTGGATCGTCCCTCTTCATGCGTCCTTTTCAAGGACTTGCATCATCCCACGAATGGGGACCCTGCTCTCCAGTTCCCCACGATCCATTCCCGTACGTCTAGCAGCGTTACTTCTCCGCATTATCTGCTAGGGGTGGCGCCGGCTCGACCGTAACATCGTCGCCGCTACTTTAAAGTCCTTGGCAGACCTGCTTCACTAACAGCACTACTTAATAAGTGTGGTGTCCAGCCTTACACAGATCAAAGATTGGGGGCCCTTTCTCTTCGTGGCTTGCACAATAGGATTATCTTCCTGACTAGCGCTGTCAACTCCTTGCTATCATGTCTCCTTCAAGTACAAAGGTTGCCGCTGGTGGCTCCTTTCACACCTGTAAGTCAACCTCAACCCATCATCATTGTCGTCTTCATGTCCTGACAGCATCAAAGTCCAGGGCATCATTCCCAAAAAGCAGCCCGCTGCTTCCAGCAGTGCAAGGCCCAGAGTCGCCGGCACACGGCGTATAACAACTCCTCATGCCTGTACCGAgtgcaaaagaagaaagatccGCTGCGATGGCAAGCTGCCATGCGGCCAATGCATCACCAGCCGAGCTCCAAAGAGCTGCTCTTACGATAAACATCGCCAGCGAATGATTCCCTCCAGAAAGTAAGTGACATGTCAAAAACTGAGGACCTCTTGGGCTAACTGTCCTCCAGGGCTCTGGATAGCTTGGCACAGTCTCTCGAGGAATGTCGGTCAGTGCTTCGGCGCCTTTACCCAAACCATGACGTTTCTGCCCTGCGGACCATGGACAAACAGGAACTTATCAACCTCCTGGCTCAATCACAATGTACACTTGGGGATCCTCTTCCGTCACCACCTCTCGAATCATCATTCCCCAAACCAGACACAACTCTGGTTCCATCAGACTCTCTCCTGGAACTTCAGTCTTCTCTCGAGGCTGACCTCGACTCGCTCATCGGAGAGCTTGAATTTGAGATACCCACCGAACAGCTTGAAACCAACGATGGATCCGGCTATCTCACACAACAAACCTGGTGGGACTATAGCTCACGGCAATGGAGCTCGGTACCTATGCCATCTATGATGGAGGGTCAGCCATATGGCCATGACTTGGTTAATCCGATGCAACACTCGATGTATGAGGATGAGCGTGGAATCTACGGCTCACTTGAAATGAGATGACGAAAATGTAACCTTTCTCGATGTATTTTTACATGCGATTCCCGACTCTGAGTGGGTATAGGGGCACCATGCACCCCCGGGGACGCAGGTCGTCTCCCTGGCCGGATCACAGCTTACGACAATAAAACGAGGTCACGACCCTTTACTTGCTTTACGTTGTTTCGCTTTActttaggtacctactatCTACAGTatgactacctacctaccttaggtaggtcCTTTGCTTTGCCTCTCTTAGGTAGTATCTATATACAAACACATACATATCTCTTGATGTCTGATTtccttaccttagtacctaagGTCCCTTGGCTTACCTACccgaggtaggtaggtacctcagGTACTGTCTCTGTGTTAGCTTCCATCTCTCCAAGCCACCGTCGTGATCTGAAGAGCACCTGAGGTACTAAGGTACtatatacctacctaaggtagtgCCTTTAGGTAAGCAAACTTGAAGTTCCACATCTGGAAGGCATTATCGCGGTGCTCCTCCTTCCCACGTCTGTTGGCATCAACCATGTCGAACCTATCCTCAAGATGAATTGCAAACCATCCCCTTCCATCAGAAAACAACCATTCTTGGGCACGATCCTTTTGCGTGACGCGGGCGCAGAACCAAAGAGTAGCAGACATGGAGCACGCACTCACATGCAATAACCTCAAATGTCGAAGAGAGCTGAGCGAACGTGCACTTGTGACGACATGCAGGTAAGCATATGTCATTCAGAAGCCAGAAGCCTGCGATGCTCTGACATCAAGATTAAAAGCCATATCTTCTGCATCGAATGCGCCCAGCGACTCGGTGTCAACGGACAGGAAGCTGATCGCCGCAACACATGCCTTGCCTGCCACTCCCAACTGACCAATCCAGACGACGCCGTGATTACGAACCTGAGTCCAAGTGAAGGCTACAAGACCAGTGTTCTAAGTGGACTGAGCCCCAACGTTATCATGGAATGTGCCGGCCGGGCTCTCAGCTTCTGGGCTTACCAGACCACCCAAGACATCTATTACCAACAGTATTTATACAAAACCCTGACTGACAAGTACTCAAACCTCAGCGTCCGCCTCGAAAAGACCGTAAACGACGCGAATTCGGAGATTGAAAGCCTTCACCATAAGCTGTCAAGTTAGTGCTCTACGTCTCCCAAATTGGCACCTTTTCGGCTGACACAGAGCAGGTCTAGCAGCAGAACAAGACGCTCTGCGGCGCAAGAATGACGAAATCTCTCGGGCTTACAAAGACAAAAGCCGTAAGGTCCTGCAGTTACAAGAACTCTACGACAAAGTCAAAAGAAAGGCTGAGCTAGGTCAGATTCAGAGGGCAGCATCGGATGCTGTTGACTCAACTTTACAAACAAACCAGATGGACTCGGGCTATGAAGTGAACTTACCCACACAAATACATGCTGAAATTGTCCCTCCGCCAGCCTTTAGCCAGAGTCATCGCATCGATATCTCGGGAATGAACACCAGCCTCTCACGAAACTATACAAATATGACAAGAGAAGGAAACCATTGGCCACGGCTGGGAGGCTCACCCCATCGTGAGCATCTTCATGTCACCAACATACGGTACTTACTAACGTATGACAGGCGATACATCAGAAGCCCCTGTTGGTGGCCTCCGTCGATCTGGCATCAACCCAGCATCCGTACATCAAACGACGACATTGTCAACTCTCGCAGGAACCCCGATTCCTAGTTTTGGCGGTACAAGGCAGTCTACAAACACGTTTGCTCCAGGTTTCAGTCATCATCGGAGTAGTCTGGCAGGTGTTGGACTAACATCCGGCATCAAAGTCAGCCAAGCCAATAACCCACCAGCATTAGATATACCCTCGAGGCATCTATGAAATGAACAGAACATTAACAAAGTGACCGCCTTCAGTGCATCAAGCTCATTGCGCTATATTGTGTCGCTTTGTTCGCAAGACAGGCATTGGCGGTAGACATTTGATGCTTCAGAACAAAAGAGGGGGAATTCAATAGTGGTTTTGCTTTTCTGCTCAATAGTGTTCTGGTCTGGCGCTTTGTTCACACTGATAGATAATTTATTCAATCAATAGCCTTGATGGGAACACAGTGACCGTTGAGAAAACATATATGTATTTTCTTGTATATGGTGACTGAATCGTAGACATTAAAAGCAGCAGTCTCACAGCATTATAATCtcgatctcctcttctccatagGAGAGCAGCACTTACTTTGAACACCACATACTTTTCCAACCGGTGGTCAAACATGCAAGACAGCTTCATCGCTAAAACTAAATGGCATACCCAATCGGCACTAGGTTTGCCGTCATCTGAGCCATCAGGTTCGGGAGACGGTGGTAAACCTGTGCAAATATTCGCGCGCATCAGGGAAAAGACTAGGGGATGGCATAAGCTGAGAAGGACTGGGGCTAGACCTCAGAGTCTACGGGCACAGTATTTCGTAGAACGAACCAAGATTCAAGGTACGGTGTCGCCCCCAAACACCATATCACGTCCCGCCATGGAACTGCAACGGCTTCCCCCTTTACTAGCGGAGCTACCAGGTGACAACACACATACATATTCCCGGGCGAGACTTGAGCGAAGTCAGTCAGCGCAGCAACATGAAACTCCCGGCTCTCGTCCAGTTCCTGCCACTGACGGCTCTCATCCACCCGGAGAGAGCGGCAAGTTCATTATTGTTTCTGACCCTATACGCGATCATGCGAAGGACTCTGGTCACCAGCACAAAGACACACCTCATGAACAGAGAGAAGGAATTGTTGAACATGAGCGGGATCTCAAGATACTATTGGGTGAACCTTGTATTCCTCTAGGTCCAAGTCATGTCGtccaagatgatgctgaagtATTTCGTCACGAGACACGCATACAGACGATCCGGAGATATTGCGACAAGCTAACGGAAATGAGAACGGAGCTAGGGTGCCAAATACTCGAAGCGGAAGAGCACGTATTCAAGCTGTACTGCCAGACACATGAGTGGGAGTACTGGAGTCCAATTCTACAAGAACCTGTTCCCCTGATGCAGGTATTGAGGGGACTTCAAACGGCCATGCCGTGGCTGCAAGCCCGCGTTCAATGGTACGAAAGAAAGTGCCCTGGACTTCGTGAGCAGTATAATACGGATATGGGACTGCAGAACAAGACTTCTGCGGTGGTAAGGCTGGAGGATGGTGGCATTTAACTAAGTTAGCTGGGCTATGCTGAAATGGATCGTTCTCAACATCGAGGTACCTATGTTGTTTAGGTTTGGATTTTTGCGGTTTATTCATCACCCCGGAGCATTCATATATTGGCTTCTGCTTTTCTTCTCGTTCCATCCCGTTTCTCGCCTCTAACAAGTGGTTGTCTAGTTGTACGTGACAGATAGGGGTGTGTTTCGTGTTTCCTGGGCAAGAGAGTATGTAGACTACAATGACCGAATGCGAATAAAGACGATACAGTACATTTAAGTAAATGAATATTTCTCCTAAGATAAACTATGGTCAAGGGATATTATCCGGTCCATCGAACGACACTAtaagtgagtgagtgtgATCGATCAATTTACGACAATGTTCGTATCGGGCCTCATCTCACTGTCTACCTTTCCTAGGGTATATCTATACTTAGACTTTCACGTGATGCAAAGCTTAAAGATGGCATGGCCgcgtaaggtacctaaggtgAGGTATGCATTGCTGACGCCATTCCACATATTGCATGTATGCGTACGGAATCCATTCCAGGGAGCGAGCCAACAGAATCGAAGCAATGCCCCCCTGTGGTTCTGTTTTCGTCCCTTCcatccccccccccccccctggTTCTGTTTTCGTCCCTTCcatcccccccccccctccctATCATCTTATCAACGACAGCCTTCCTTATCTTGAATCACCagctgtcctgtcctgtcctgacTCCttctgcactgcactgcgcCGTATGCACTATCTTGGCCCAATCAATTCGAGACCAAATCCACTTCCCGTCTCGTGTCTTTGTCGAATCCTTGTCAACTTCATACTCGCTAACCCTCTTTTGGCCTTGATCACTTCTTCGTCCCGGTCCTTGTTGGAATCATCCTACGACTCTTGTTTGCAACTTTATGCCTCCAACTTCCACTCGCTTACGCATCCGGATAATGCTCGACACTCGCTTCACCTCCTAAATTAGACCTATTCAACGATATCCTTTCGGGGGCCGGCCTCTAGTTTCATCTCGTTACATCTTCTCGACGCTCTCGCTATCGTCAAAGTCGAAATATCATCAACTTCGCTCAATTGGGGATCTACCCCGTATCGAGCGTATCGCAACATCACGAACCATCGCATAACGGTTGGAACAGCTCGTCCAACGCCGATTGCGGTATacttatcaagaagaacattcGCGACGACCAAACAACTGACGCCAACTCATATCTAATTTGATCGGTCCTTATCGTCGCTGTTGCATCCGTCAGAATTAAACAACCCCAATCTTCTACCCTAATGGGTAAATCATGTCGGTATTCGCCTTCTCTCTGGTAAACTTTGACTAACAATTGTGTCTCATACAGCACAATATGGCGTCATTCTTGACGCTGGTTCCTCAGGAACTCGAGTATACATCTACAAGTGGAAGAATCACGCCAAAGCTACCAAAGATGCGTCGGCTGCCGAGCTCAGGTCTCTccccaagatcaagctcaaggaaaaCAAGAAGATCCATCCTGGAGTGTCGAGTTTTGCAGAGAAGCCTGCGCAAATCGGTCCCGATCATCTACAGCAGCTGATCGATATCGCTCTCGACGAAGTCCCCGACAGCAAGATTTCCGAGACCCCCGTTTACCTCATGGCGACGGCCGGCATGCGATTGCTACCAAAGCCTCAGCAGTCGGCACTCCTCAAATCAATGTGCACGTACTTGCAGTCGAATACGAAATTCATTCTTCCGGATTGCGATGCCCATATTCAGGTTATTTCTGGCGAAACCGAAGGCCTGTACGGCTGGATAGCGGCGAATTATTTGTTGGGCGGCTTCGATCATCCTGAGGAGCACGACCATGGCAAGAATCATCACACCTATGGCTTCCTCGATATGGGGGGCGCATCTGCTCAGATTGCCTTTGCTCCAAATGCAACTGAATCCGCAAAGCATGCGGATGATCTGAAGATTGTGCGCATGCGAACACTCGACGGATCACCATCGGAATACAAAGTCTTCACCGCAACTTGGCTCGGATTCGGTGCCAATCAAGCCCGCAGCCGTTATGTCGAACGTCTACAAGAACATTACAATACTGACTCTACCCACGAGCTGCCTGACCCCTGCATGCCTAATGGCTTGCGAACTACTCTAGACGGTGAACTTGTTGAATCAAAGTCGGATAAGACCGTTTTGGTTGGCACAGGAAAGTTCGACGAATGTTTAACGGTAACACATCCTCTGCTGGGCAAAGACAAGCCATGCGAAGATCAGCCCTGCCTTGTCAACGGTCAGCATGTACCAGGTATCGACTTCGACATTAATCACTTTGTTGGTGTTTCGGAATATTGGCATACAACTCATGGCGTCTTTGGCGGAAAACACAAGGCTTACGATCTGGCGACATACCAAAACAATGTTATGGAATTCTGCAGTCGCGATTGGTCGGACATTGAGGGAGATCTTGATAAACGCAAGAAGTCACCAGAAAAGAAGGCAGCTGAAGCCCGTTTGGCTTGTTTTAAGGCCTCATGGCTGATTAATATGCTCTACGACGGAATTGGCATCCCTCGTGTTGGTCTCGAAGGTGGTGCAGCCAATGACACTGTTAAGGATGATGGTGAGAAGTCATTTAACGACCCTTTCAAGCCGGTGGACACAATCGATGGCATCGAATTAAGCTGGACTTTGGGCAAAATGGTCCTATACGCTGCCGGACAAGTCCCTCCGTCCGGTTCTGAGCTGCCTGTCGGCTTTGGAAGCAATGTGGACAAGGGGATAGCGAATGATTTTGAGTACGCCGGCTCTTCACCTATCGCAACTCACACAggggacgacgacgacgacgacaacgatGACCTGGAAGATCTTCTGAAAAAGCCTGGAAAATCAACTGGTGGACTCGTCGCATTTGTTCTGATAATTCTGTTGGTCGCCTATTTGCTCCGCAAGCCTGagcgaagaagaaagatattCAGCATGATTAGCCGGCGAAAGCGACCAGGGAAACCAGGCCGCGGCTCCTCTCTTGTCCACAAACTCTTCGGACGAAACTCGGGGCCATCTTATGAGAGAGTAATGGAGGAGGGTGACTTATCTGATTTTGAGTTGGGCGATGTCGATTCGGATGAACATGACCATTCAGACAGCAGTAGTAATGGTTCGCGAAAGGGACGAGCATCGGGTCTGGCAACACCTAGTATCTCTGCAGGTCGCGCGGACGAACTCACTCGCCCTCCATCAGCAATGGATCGTGCCGGACTTGTAGTGCGGACTGAAAGCCGAGAACGGCTATCGCCCTCACTGTTGAGTGCTGGCCGAAAGAGCCGCAACGGCAGCCCAACCCGTGCGAAGAGTCCATTCATGTCACCCGTACGGGAAGATTGAGCGCTTCGATACGATTCATGGGGAGATATTAATGcgaactttatatttatctGGTATTTTTTCGGGGGGCAACATCACGGCGCAAAGGAGTTTGTGGGAACCGGAGGAGCATTAAGATATGGCGTTCAAAAGAACGCATAAGTTATACCATAAAACAGAGTTGTGGCAATTGTTGATCTCTTGGTTGGGTTTGGGGACGAAATTGGGGTCTCTCTTGGATATCACACTACGTTATTTGTTTGGAGCTTCTGGGAGTGTTTCACAGCGATGTTGTTTCTCGGTAGGGATGTACGCTCAGTTGTGTGAATTGGTATTCAATTAATCAATTTTGTCAGTCGCTCAAGCAGACACTTTTGTTTGTTGGCTTATTGCTATGATGCCCGCCCCCCTAAATACCATACCAGCCAGACTCGCGTTTTCGCCGTTGACTATATTCCCTGCCCTAATGTTATACACACCTTGAAACTTTGATCAGGCATTTCCAGATGCTTATAAGCCAACACTAATCTGACTGCTTCTCCAGGAAACTAGGATCTGCCCGAACTCTTGATTCAAACTTGCGCCACCAGTTTTCAAAGGCTTTGAGCGGcacaacctcaacaccaccaggtCCTGCTGTACCGCTGAAGCTCGATAAAAAATTGAATGCGTTCTGGATGATGCGTTGTGCGAGTATAGCCGTACTGGGCTGGCCGCCTGATGAGTTGCCAGACTTGGTGGCAGCGAGTTCTTGCAAGCGCTGGCCAACAGACACTTCTGGCTCAACTGATATACCAATCACTAAATCGCTGGCCTCTCCTCCCCCGCTGACCTTGAACATGGCGCTCTCCTTTCCAGGGCCTATACCTCCAAGAAAGCGGAAGTTGGGTGTGCCACCTGActgagctgctgctgcgacaTCGGCGGCAGTTGCTAGGTAGATTGCTGCAGCGGTGTTCGGCGGGAGACTTATGCCTGGTAACATAAAAACAACAATATGTGAGAAGTGTTTTGTGGTGGGGAGAGCGTAGAGTAGTGAGGTTGGCGAGGGGGTTGAAGAAGGTTCTGTGATGAGCGGTTGGCCCGCAGGGACGATGCCAAAGAGTGGGCTTGACATGATATGGTGCCACTAGTATCGAGATGAGTAAGGTATAGGGAGTCTTAAGATCGATCAATCAAATGATAAAGGAATGTTTTATCCTAACCAGGGATAAGAGGGGAAGGCTGTGGTGAGTTGTTTGTATAATAAGGGTCCTTTGTCGTCGTTTCGCTGGCTGGTACGGAGCAGGGTAGTCTTAGTCTAGTGTGAAACGATTGGTGGGTGTTTCTAGGGTAATCTAGAAACAAGTGGAATTTTGACTGAGTACCTTCGCTAcggataggtaggtagttggCAATGGAATGGACCTGAACAACGGTGACCTCATATGGTAGACAAACCCCTAGGATTCCCCACAGGGGTCTTTAGGGTAGGGGGCAGAATTGCATGCCAAGTCGACCCTTGATGTTtcaatacctacctagtactgTAAACCcatagtaggtacctagtggAGGTCAGTAGGGTGACAGAAACATTGAGAATTCGACTATAGTAAACGAGACTGGAGATATAAGGGAATGTATCCCTTAACTTTCTGGAGTATTTGGAAGTATATCTAGAGCCAAAGTTAGGAGATATATGGAGAgcgtaggtaccttaggtaacgtaaggtacctacctactatacTTGGTCTCACCGAGCAGCGTGGGGCTACCAACATTGGATGTCGCAAGTATCTCGTCGCTGATCCGGTAAAAGCAGAGCCACCTTAGTACTACTACCTTACTTCCTGATGTAGCTTCACCGAGAAACCCAGACAGACAACAGCGAGAGCCCCCATATTACATCCGGGCAGATACAGGATCCAATCACTCCCGAAGAGCATACAGTAGTACATTTCGAGTGCAGGTCAAGCGCTTGCTCTGCCAACCTCTCATATAAACCGGGCAACTTTGGGAAAAGCCCGCAACTGCATCAACCTTGTACTGCCAAACAGTCGGTACCCTGGTTAGGTACTCAACATTGACTTCATcgtctacctacctaattAGGTACCTATCTATTTGAATACATACGATATCAGATCAGATACGAACCAAGGATATCCCACCAACACAACAGTTCAAGCATCCGTCCTTCCCTGTATCAAAATGGCCAAAACAAGCatcgatctcatcgatgCAGTCGACATGTATGATTCCAAATTCCTACCACTCTCATACCTACAAGTGTAACTCATCTCTCAAGGTTCCCGTATGCCGAGACTGATCTCGATGCCTTCACCAAAATGAATGCCGGGCTCTACACTCTGGTCTGGAGAGATACCCAGGGCACATACCCTATTGGGTACATCCTAGACCGTGTGGCCAGAGAGCTGCACCGGGTTCCTGAAGAGGTAAGGGGAGAGATGGAatgcgatgatgagaagaaaacTATTGTGCTCTTTCAGGAACCTACGGAGGAACAACGTACTCGTCGCGCAGCGACCCTGGCCGACTATTGGCGGAAGAATGGGACATTCCCTCTTCTCCGTGGCTGGCGCGACGAACTCTGGCCTGTGTATGGACGTAGTGGCGAGCTATTGTTCAGCATGGAACGAGCTGCGATAGGCTTGCTCGGCACAGTGCGTTACGGCGTTCACATGATCGCGTATGTCAAGGATGGGACTGCACCTCACGGCATTCGGCTCTGGGTCCCTACGCGTGCTCAGAACAAGGCAACCTTTCCCGGCATGCTTGATAATACCGTGGCAGGTGGTTTGATGACAGGAGAGGACCCTTTCGAATGCGTCATTCGCGAGGCTGACGAGGAAGCCAGTCTTCCTGGTGATATCGTTCGCAAGGGTGCCAAGTTCGTCGGCAATGTTACATACATTTACATCACGGACGAGGGACAGGTTGGCGAAGGCGGCTTCATTTATCCTGAGTGCCAGTGGCTATACGATCTCGAGCTTCCCAACGATGTGATCCCTCAGCCCAAAGATGGTGAGGCGGAGAAATTTGAGCTCTGCGAcgttgatcaagtcaaggTAGATCTCGCCAAGGGTCGATTCAAGTCCAATTGTGCCCTCGTCACCCTCGACTTTTTCATTCGTCATGGAATTCTCACTGACGGAAACGAGCCCGAGATTGAGCAGATCAAGCGGAGAGTGCGCCGCGACATTCCTTTCCCAGGTCCGCATCAAAGCAATTGGCGCTCATTGTGATTTCGATAGACCAGGCTTACAGGGGCGAGATGGAGTCTTGGACTTTGAGAATCATTGGGGGCCAACACGGCGGTTTTCGCATGGGTATCATTAATGTGACCTGGAGCTAGTGGTAACACAAAAGCCCTATAGTGGTGGACAAGTTTGGGCGCTTCTGCTTATTTCTTGACGAGAAGGTACACGTTGTCGACACGGAGGGGGGTCAGTTTCTTGATGGGGCCTTGAAGCGACATAAGAAGACCGCCGAAAGAGCAGTAGGCATTGCTGTAGGTTAGATTCAGTCAGCAAACATGGATATGCCAGACTCGGTGACAAGGGGGCTTCATGTAAGAGACGCACATGGTATTTCCATCGAATGTTTCCTCGAACTTGTAGATCTTTCCATGGCACACGTAGTCATAAAGGTCGGCGGCTGTCGCTGGCGCATCACCACCTTTGCCAACGTCTCGCCAGCCCTTCTCGTCCTCCTTGCTTCCGTCCAAAGAGAGAGTAGTAGACAGAACTACGTGCAGAGTGTCGGAAACAGCACAGGGGAAGAGCTCGATGTTGATGTCTAGAGTCATAACAGTCTGAGAGTCGCTTGAAGTGCACGAAATGCGGGCGACACGGTCATACTTGGACTGATCATACTCAGTCACAGTGAAAGATTCTTCGAACAGAGTAGCGTCGCCGCTCGCCATATTGGGCagtcgagaagaatgaggaAGAACGGATGGAATGTCTTgagggaagaagagtgaGTGCTTTGTATTGATCGTTATGATTTTTCGCGTTGTCGttca belongs to Fusarium musae strain F31 chromosome 9, whole genome shotgun sequence and includes:
- a CDS encoding hypothetical protein (BUSCO:EOG092652ZZ~EggNog:ENOG41), with amino-acid sequence MASGDATLFEESFTVTEYDQSKYDRVARISCTSSDSQTVMTLDINIELFPCAVSDTLHVVLSTTLSLDGSKEDEKGWRDVGKGGDAPATAADLYDYVCHGKIYKFEETFDGNTINAYCSFGGLLMSLQGPIKKLTPLRVDNVYLLVKK
- a CDS encoding hypothetical protein (BUSCO:EOG09264L06~EggNog:ENOG41), with product MSSPLFGIVPAGQPLITEPSSTPSPTSLLYALPTTKHFSHIVVFMLPGISLPPNTAAAIYLATAADVAAAAQSGGTPNFRFLGGIGPGKESAMFKVSGGGEASDLVIGISVEPEVSVGQRLQELAATKSGNSSGGQPSTAILAQRIIQNAFNFLSSFSGTAGPGGVEVVPLKAFENWWRKFESRVRADPSFLEKQSD
- a CDS encoding hypothetical protein (EggNog:ENOG41), translating into MEHALTCNNLKCRRELSERALVTTCSHIFCIECAQRLGVNGQEADRRNTCLACHSQLTNPDDAVITNLSPSEGYKTSVLSGLSPNVIMECAGRALSFWAYQTTQDIYYQHVRLEKTVNDANSEIESLHHKLSSLAAEQDALRRKNDEISRAYKDKSRKVLQLQELYDKVKRKAELGQIQRAASDAVDSTLQTNQMDSGYEVNLPTQIHAEIVPPPAFSQSHRIDISGMNTSLSRNYTNMTREGNHWPRLGGSPHREHLHVTNIRRYIRSPCWWPPSIWHQPSIRTSNDDIVNSRRNPDS
- a CDS encoding hypothetical protein (EggNog:ENOG41); its protein translation is MAQYGVILDAGSSGTRVYIYKWKNHAKATKDASAAELRSLPKIKLKENKKIHPGVSSFAEKPAQIGPDHLQQLIDIALDEVPDSKISETPVYLMATAGMRLLPKPQQSALLKSMCTYLQSNTKFILPDCDAHIQVISGETEGLYGWIAANYLLGGFDHPEEHDHGKNHHTYGFLDMGGASAQIAFAPNATESAKHADDLKIVRMRTLDGSPSEYKVFTATWLGFGANQARSRYVERLQEHYNTDSTHELPDPCMPNGLRTTLDGELVESKSDKTVLVGTGKFDECLTVTHPLLGKDKPCEDQPCLVNGQHVPGIDFDINHFVGVSEYWHTTHGVFGGKHKAYDLATYQNNVMEFCSRDWSDIEGDLDKRKKSPEKKAAEARLACFKASWLINMLYDGIGIPRVGLEGGAANDTVKDDGEKSFNDPFKPVDTIDGIELSWTLGKMVLYAAGQVPPSGSELPVGFGSNVDKGIANDFEYAGSSPIATHTGDDDDDDNDDLEDLLKKPGKSTGGLVAFVLIILLVAYLLRKPERRRKIFSMISRRKRPGKPGRGSSLVHKLFGRNSGPSYERVMEEGDLSDFELGDVDSDEHDHSDSSSNGSRKGRASGLATPSISAGRADELTRPPSAMDRAGLVVRTESRERLSPSLLSAGRKSRNGSPTRAKSPFMSPVRED
- a CDS encoding hypothetical protein (EggNog:ENOG41) — protein: MAKTSIDLIDAVDMFPYAETDLDAFTKMNAGLYTLVWRDTQGTYPIGYILDRVARELHRVPEEVRGEMECDDEKKTIVLFQEPTEEQRTRRAATLADYWRKNGTFPLLRGWRDELWPVYGRSGELLFSMERAAIGLLGTVRYGVHMIAYVKDGTAPHGIRLWVPTRAQNKATFPGMLDNTVAGGLMTGEDPFECVIREADEEASLPGDIVRKGAKFVGNVTYIYITDEGQVGEGGFIYPECQWLYDLELPNDVIPQPKDGEAEKFELCDVDQVKVDLAKGRFKSNCALVTLDFFIRHGILTDGNEPEIEQIKRRVRRDIPFPGPHQSNWRSL